From a single Adhaeribacter swui genomic region:
- a CDS encoding CusA/CzcA family heavy metal efflux RND transporter gives MLDRIIHFSIHNKLIIGLFTMALIIWGSYSVTQLTVDAVPDITNNQVQIITVSPSLAAQEVERLISFPVEVTMSTIPDMEEIRSFSRFGLSVVTIVFKDQVDIYWARQQVSERLKEAENQIPAGVGSPELAPLSTGLGEIYQYVLHTKEGYKNKFTDTDLRTIQDWMVRRQLLGTPGVADVSSFGGHVKQYEIAIDPERLRSTNINISDIFTALEKNNQNTGGAYIDRKPNAYFIRSEGLAGSLEDIQKIVVKSNENGVPVLIRDVATVQFGSAVRYGAMTRNTEGEVVGGLVLMLKGANASRVIKAVKQKVATIEKTLPEGVVIEPFLDRSKLVNNAISTVTRNLAEGALIVIFVLVLLLGNWRAGLIVASVIPLAMLFAISLMNLFGVSGNLMSLGAIDFGLIVDGAVIIVEATLHHLGLRKVLRPLTQEEMDQEVYESASKIRSSAAFGEIIILIVYLPILALVGVEGKMFRPMAQTVAFAILGAFILSLTYVPMVSALFLSKKLDPKQTIADRIMGFFHRLYEPLIAFSLRRKAVVLISAFILLVGSLFLFLRMGGEFIPSLDEGDYAVETRVMSGSSISQTIEAATQASEIILKNFPNEVKQVVAKIGSAEIPTDPMPLEACDLMIILKNKDNWKKAANSEELATEMAKALEAIPGVTFGFQQPIQMRFNELMSGARQDVVTKIYGEDLEVLSAQAAKLGKIVSTVTGAEDLYVEQITGLPQIVITFDRDKISQFGLNIEDVNQTIQTGFAGQAAGVVYEGEKRFEVVVRLASANRQSLEDVRGLYVTTPHGDQVPLEQVAQINFQTGPSQIQRDAAKRRITIGFNVRGRDVESIVAELQEKVNSQLKLPPGYYVTYGGQFENLQKAKERLSIAVPIALFLIFLLLFFTFRSVAQSLLIFTAIPLSAIGGILALWLRGMPFSISAGVGFIALFGVAVLNGIVLISYFNQLKAEGITNITERVLKGVEVRLRPVIMTALVASLGFLPMALSNTAGAEVQKPLATVVIGGLVSATLLTLVVLPILYILLERFLESRMSSGQPNASRLGTASFILLLLGTGIFLPIHTKGQATEPGLTLSQTIDLALTQNKSIQAANIQISMHKSLRGAAVDISKTNIEAVYGQLNSVNQDNNFTITQSFAFPSVYANQVRLAKANIRGSELNLSVRQRELVREVKSAYYSLVYQQARLRLLQYQDSLYTNFLRASSIRLRTGETNLLEQATAQAEQVEVKNAMEQTQADQELSRTQLQHLLHNQVPLTIATTVFTRLHVAVPDTSILFGQPQVALFQQQKEVARIQTKLERARLLPEFNLGYFNQSLIGPQNVNGVEQIFTSGDRFTGIQVGISFPLWFRAGAARIQAAQYQEKLAEATYQFQQAQLATQLKLAIQRLGKQEANLDYYEKTGLPLAELLIKHAEKGFQNGVIDYQEYVQSIRRALAIKANHLEALQKYNEEVVELEFISGQ, from the coding sequence ATTACGGTAAGTCCTTCCCTGGCAGCGCAGGAAGTAGAAAGACTTATTTCATTTCCGGTAGAAGTGACCATGTCCACCATTCCGGATATGGAAGAAATCCGTTCATTTTCCCGATTTGGTTTGTCGGTGGTAACCATTGTTTTTAAAGACCAGGTAGATATTTACTGGGCCCGGCAGCAGGTTTCCGAACGTTTAAAGGAAGCGGAAAACCAAATTCCGGCGGGGGTAGGTTCGCCCGAATTAGCTCCTCTTTCCACCGGCTTAGGAGAAATTTATCAATATGTACTTCACACCAAGGAAGGTTATAAAAACAAATTTACGGATACGGACTTACGCACCATTCAGGATTGGATGGTGCGCCGGCAGCTCTTAGGAACGCCTGGCGTAGCGGATGTAAGTAGCTTTGGCGGCCATGTGAAGCAATACGAAATAGCCATTGATCCGGAAAGGCTTCGTAGTACGAATATCAACATCAGTGATATTTTTACCGCCTTGGAGAAAAACAACCAAAATACGGGCGGAGCTTACATTGACCGAAAGCCAAATGCTTATTTCATCCGGAGCGAAGGTTTAGCCGGTAGTCTCGAAGACATTCAAAAGATAGTAGTTAAGTCCAATGAAAACGGGGTGCCCGTGCTCATTCGCGATGTGGCCACCGTTCAATTTGGCAGCGCGGTTCGTTACGGTGCCATGACCCGGAATACCGAAGGGGAAGTAGTAGGAGGCTTAGTATTGATGTTGAAGGGAGCGAATGCCTCCCGGGTAATTAAAGCGGTTAAACAAAAGGTAGCTACCATTGAAAAGACCTTACCGGAAGGCGTAGTCATTGAACCATTTCTGGACCGGTCAAAACTGGTTAATAATGCCATTAGTACGGTAACCCGCAATCTGGCAGAAGGAGCCCTTATTGTTATTTTTGTACTGGTATTATTGCTGGGTAATTGGCGAGCCGGATTAATTGTGGCCTCGGTTATTCCTTTGGCCATGCTCTTTGCTATTTCCTTAATGAATCTGTTTGGCGTATCCGGTAATCTCATGAGCCTGGGCGCCATTGATTTTGGCTTAATTGTAGATGGCGCGGTGATTATTGTGGAAGCTACCCTGCATCACTTAGGCCTTCGAAAAGTTTTGCGGCCTTTAACCCAGGAAGAAATGGACCAGGAAGTTTACGAATCGGCTTCCAAAATCCGGAGTTCGGCAGCTTTTGGCGAAATCATTATTTTAATAGTTTACTTACCTATTTTGGCCTTGGTGGGCGTGGAAGGAAAAATGTTCCGGCCCATGGCGCAAACGGTAGCTTTTGCCATTCTAGGGGCCTTTATTCTTTCCTTGACCTATGTGCCGATGGTTTCTGCTTTGTTTTTAAGCAAGAAATTGGACCCTAAGCAAACTATTGCGGACCGCATTATGGGTTTCTTTCACCGATTATACGAGCCACTGATAGCTTTTTCTCTGAGACGTAAAGCGGTGGTTTTAATTAGTGCATTTATTCTTTTAGTGGGAAGCTTATTTCTGTTTTTACGGATGGGAGGGGAGTTTATTCCTTCGTTAGATGAGGGGGATTATGCCGTAGAAACCCGGGTAATGAGTGGCAGTTCTATTTCCCAAACGATTGAAGCCGCTACACAAGCTTCCGAAATAATTCTTAAAAATTTCCCGAACGAAGTAAAACAAGTTGTAGCAAAAATTGGTTCAGCCGAGATTCCAACAGATCCTATGCCCTTAGAAGCATGTGATTTAATGATTATTTTAAAAAATAAAGATAACTGGAAAAAAGCGGCTAATTCTGAAGAATTAGCTACTGAAATGGCAAAAGCATTGGAAGCCATACCAGGAGTTACTTTTGGGTTCCAACAGCCCATTCAGATGCGGTTTAATGAGTTGATGAGCGGGGCACGGCAGGATGTGGTAACAAAAATTTACGGGGAAGATTTAGAGGTACTTAGTGCGCAAGCCGCAAAATTGGGAAAAATTGTATCTACGGTAACAGGAGCCGAAGATTTATACGTGGAGCAAATTACCGGCTTACCTCAAATTGTGATTACCTTCGACCGGGATAAAATTTCTCAGTTTGGCCTTAACATCGAAGACGTAAACCAAACTATCCAAACGGGTTTTGCCGGACAAGCCGCAGGAGTAGTTTACGAAGGAGAAAAACGCTTTGAAGTAGTCGTGCGGTTAGCCTCTGCCAATCGCCAAAGCCTGGAGGATGTGCGCGGATTGTATGTTACTACGCCGCACGGGGACCAGGTACCACTGGAGCAAGTTGCCCAAATCAACTTTCAAACCGGACCCAGCCAGATCCAGCGCGATGCTGCCAAGCGCCGGATTACCATTGGTTTTAACGTTCGCGGTAGGGATGTAGAAAGCATTGTGGCGGAACTGCAAGAGAAAGTAAACAGTCAGCTAAAACTACCGCCCGGTTATTACGTTACCTACGGCGGACAGTTTGAAAATCTACAAAAAGCCAAAGAACGCCTATCCATTGCCGTACCCATAGCTTTATTTTTAATCTTTTTGTTACTGTTTTTCACGTTCCGTTCGGTAGCGCAAAGCTTGCTAATTTTTACAGCTATTCCTTTATCGGCTATTGGGGGTATATTAGCTTTATGGCTGCGCGGCATGCCTTTTAGTATTTCGGCCGGAGTAGGTTTTATTGCCCTATTTGGCGTAGCGGTATTAAACGGTATCGTGCTGATTAGCTATTTTAACCAACTTAAGGCCGAAGGTATTACTAATATCACCGAACGGGTTTTAAAAGGAGTGGAAGTCCGCCTACGGCCGGTGATTATGACGGCTCTGGTAGCTTCCTTAGGTTTCTTACCCATGGCTTTGTCTAATACCGCGGGAGCCGAAGTACAAAAGCCCTTGGCTACCGTGGTAATTGGGGGGCTGGTATCAGCCACTTTACTAACGTTAGTGGTTTTGCCCATCCTGTATATTTTATTAGAGCGTTTCCTGGAGAGCAGAATGTCTAGTGGTCAGCCTAATGCTTCTCGCCTGGGTACGGCATCTTTCATTCTTTTACTGTTAGGTACGGGCATCTTTTTGCCTATTCACACCAAAGGTCAGGCAACAGAACCCGGATTAACCTTATCACAAACTATAGACCTGGCATTAACCCAAAACAAAAGCATCCAGGCGGCTAATATTCAAATTTCAATGCATAAAAGCTTGCGTGGGGCCGCCGTAGATATTAGCAAAACGAACATCGAAGCAGTATACGGCCAGCTAAATTCCGTCAATCAGGATAATAATTTTACGATTACGCAATCATTTGCTTTTCCATCGGTTTACGCTAACCAGGTGCGCTTAGCCAAAGCCAATATCCGGGGTAGTGAGCTCAATTTATCGGTTCGGCAGCGGGAACTGGTACGGGAAGTTAAAAGTGCTTACTACAGCTTGGTCTATCAGCAAGCCAGATTGCGACTCTTGCAATACCAGGATAGCTTGTATACCAATTTCTTACGGGCTAGTTCCATTCGCTTACGTACCGGTGAAACTAATTTACTGGAGCAAGCTACCGCCCAGGCAGAGCAGGTAGAAGTAAAAAATGCGATGGAGCAAACTCAGGCAGATCAGGAATTGTCTCGCACCCAATTACAGCATTTACTACACAACCAGGTACCCCTTACTATTGCTACTACGGTGTTTACGCGGCTACACGTAGCGGTGCCGGATACCAGCATACTGTTTGGTCAACCCCAAGTGGCGCTGTTCCAGCAGCAAAAGGAAGTAGCTCGCATCCAAACAAAGTTAGAAAGAGCCCGGTTACTGCCGGAATTTAACCTGGGCTATTTTAATCAATCCCTGATCGGACCGCAAAATGTAAATGGGGTGGAACAAATCTTTACCAGCGGCGACCGGTTTACCGGTATTCAGGTAGGAATCTCTTTTCCCTTATGGTTTCGGGCTGGTGCAGCTCGTATCCAAGCGGCCCAATACCAGGAAAAACTAGCGGAAGCTACTTATCAGTTTCAGCAGGCCCAGCTCGCCACACAACTAAAATTAGCGATTCAGCGCCTCGGCAAACAAGAAGCAAACCTGGACTATTACGAAAAAACAGGGTTGCCGCTGGCAGAGTTATTAATTAAACACGCGGAAAAAGGTTTTCAGAATGGCGTGATCGATTATCAGGAATACGTGCAAAGTATCCGTCGGGCCTTAGCCATTAAAGCGAATCATTTAGAAGCCTTACAAAAATATAACGAAGAAGTCGTGGAACTAGAATTTATCTCGGGCCAGTAA
- a CDS encoding heavy metal translocating P-type ATPase: protein MKTNEDSNPSAPLKPMEITSPRTAEQPGPTKTDAKGCCDVTPDADTVEHEEHEETSYLPTIISLVLLLAGIAFDYFKGSWFTDYTRLAFYSFAYILVGGKVLLHAAKNMAKGSIFNEFLLMGMATLGAFYIGEYAEGVAVMLFYVIGEHFQEAAVARSRKSIKALIDNRPEIVNLVQPGHISPVNPQQVTVGDTIQVKPGEKVALDGILLTERSSFNTAALTGESKPDTKTKGEKVLAGMINLDQVIQLEVTSTYENSALSKILQLVEQASSRKAKTQQFITRFASIYTPVVVFLAIALTLLPYFFVAEYVFNDWLYRALIFLVISCPCALVISIPLGYFGGIGAASKNGILFKGSNYLDLMTKVDTVVMDKTGTLTEGVFQVQEVQVNGLDKAEFLSLTAALESKSTHPMALAVVAYAGESYQQRQVTHVEEISGHGLKGTVDDKMLLVGNGKLLKKFKVAYPVKIDSILESIVLVAINNQYAGYITIADKIKADAQAAIAKLHQLGIKTIVMLSGDKDSIVQKVAAFLQIDQAFGGLLPEDKVNQVEALKKQGKTVAFVGDGINDAPVIALADVGLAMGGLGSDAAIETADVVIQNDQPSKIATAINLGKKTNQIVWQNIGLAFGVKAIVLGLGAFGVASMWEAVFADVGVAFLAILNAIRIQRMKF, encoded by the coding sequence ATGAAAACAAACGAAGATAGTAACCCGAGTGCTCCCTTAAAGCCCATGGAGATTACTTCTCCCCGTACCGCGGAGCAACCAGGTCCGACGAAAACGGATGCGAAAGGCTGTTGTGACGTAACACCAGATGCAGATACGGTTGAACACGAAGAACACGAAGAAACTTCTTACTTACCCACGATCATCAGCCTGGTTCTATTACTAGCCGGTATTGCTTTCGATTATTTTAAAGGGAGCTGGTTTACGGATTATACCCGGTTAGCTTTCTATAGCTTTGCCTATATCCTTGTAGGGGGTAAAGTATTACTGCACGCAGCTAAAAACATGGCAAAAGGCAGTATTTTTAATGAATTTCTGCTGATGGGTATGGCTACGCTTGGCGCTTTTTACATTGGCGAATATGCGGAAGGCGTAGCAGTAATGTTATTTTACGTAATTGGCGAGCACTTCCAGGAAGCAGCCGTGGCGCGATCCCGCAAATCAATTAAGGCTTTAATTGATAACCGGCCGGAAATCGTGAACCTGGTACAACCAGGGCATATAAGCCCCGTTAATCCGCAACAGGTTACAGTAGGAGATACCATTCAGGTTAAACCTGGCGAGAAAGTAGCTTTAGATGGAATACTGCTCACCGAACGGTCTTCTTTTAATACCGCCGCCCTGACCGGGGAATCTAAACCGGATACTAAAACCAAGGGGGAAAAAGTATTAGCGGGCATGATTAATCTGGACCAGGTAATTCAGTTGGAAGTAACTTCCACTTACGAAAACAGTGCCCTTTCTAAGATCTTGCAATTAGTAGAACAAGCGAGTAGCCGCAAAGCAAAAACGCAGCAATTTATTACTCGTTTCGCAAGTATTTACACGCCGGTAGTCGTGTTTTTAGCTATTGCCCTCACGCTGTTACCTTACTTTTTTGTCGCGGAATACGTGTTTAATGATTGGCTTTACCGGGCTTTAATTTTCTTGGTGATTTCGTGCCCCTGCGCACTGGTAATTTCTATTCCTTTGGGGTACTTTGGTGGTATTGGGGCCGCTTCTAAAAACGGAATTCTTTTTAAAGGATCTAATTACCTGGACTTAATGACCAAGGTAGATACCGTGGTAATGGATAAAACGGGCACCTTAACCGAAGGTGTTTTTCAGGTGCAGGAAGTGCAAGTAAATGGTTTAGATAAAGCAGAGTTTTTATCCTTAACCGCCGCCCTGGAAAGCAAATCGACGCACCCTATGGCCTTAGCCGTAGTCGCATATGCGGGCGAAAGCTACCAGCAGAGGCAGGTAACCCACGTGGAAGAAATATCCGGACATGGTTTAAAAGGCACGGTAGATGACAAAATGCTGTTAGTCGGAAATGGTAAACTTTTAAAAAAATTTAAAGTTGCTTATCCTGTTAAAATTGATTCTATTTTAGAAAGCATTGTTTTGGTAGCTATTAATAATCAATACGCCGGTTACATTACCATTGCCGATAAAATTAAAGCTGATGCCCAAGCAGCAATAGCGAAGCTGCACCAGTTAGGCATTAAAACGATTGTAATGCTATCGGGTGATAAGGATAGCATCGTGCAAAAAGTGGCAGCTTTCTTGCAAATAGATCAGGCTTTTGGCGGCTTGTTGCCGGAAGATAAAGTAAACCAAGTAGAAGCTTTAAAGAAACAGGGTAAAACTGTAGCGTTTGTGGGTGATGGTATCAACGATGCTCCGGTTATTGCCTTAGCCGATGTAGGATTGGCGATGGGTGGTTTAGGATCGGATGCAGCTATTGAAACAGCCGATGTCGTGATCCAAAACGATCAACCATCTAAAATTGCGACGGCTATTAACCTAGGGAAGAAAACCAATCAAATTGTTTGGCAAAATATCGGTTTAGCTTTTGGCGTAAAAGCTATTGTATTGGGGTTAGGTGCCTTTGGAGTGGCATCCATGTGGGAAGCAGTTTTTGCCGATGTAGGAGTTGCCTTTCTAGCTATTCTCAACGCCATTCGCATTCAGCGGATGAAGTTTTAA
- a CDS encoding SAM-dependent methyltransferase, which translates to MDGFCKAATLPEIEANNFVLSPGRYVGSEAKETNGVPLRVQSNVIFNAAA; encoded by the coding sequence ATTGATGGATTCTGCAAAGCCGCTACCCTCCCGGAAATAGAAGCCAATAATTTTGTGCTTTCGCCGGGCCGTTACGTGGGTTCCGAAGCCAAAGAAACCAATGGCGTTCCTTTGAGGGTTCAATCAAATGTTATTTTTAATGCTGCAGCATAG
- a CDS encoding type I restriction-modification system subunit M: protein MAKKNTATTTKPKADIDFENELWNAANELRGAVAENQYKDYVLSLLFLKHLSERYEIRKQEIQLSFQDPESDYYNIDAREQSYVLDDELEYQVKNVYRLPREATWTYLRVNAEQDDIKVKVDKAFVAINDILSVRNPDYTGVLEPIFVKSQLSPTQVAGLINLFSQEKFSEVNNPESDIYGRVYEYYIGKFAMAEGSSAGQFFTPGSVVRLLVEMIEPLRGRILDLACGSGGMFVQSLKFGLAHGGNKNDISIYGQERYEGTLRLCNMNLLLRNLSFEVKLGDSLLNDRFPDLKADYALMNPPFNISNWHPELLPENDPRLFGAKDLFTTPGNANYMWFLTIWHHLSSRGTGGVVMANGAMTSGRAGEKNVREYMLRHQMVDCIVQMPDKLFLTTGIPACLFILSKNRDGRDGEHRQRQQEVLFIDARKLGQLASRRLRVFHDEDIAKV from the coding sequence ATGGCCAAAAAGAATACCGCTACTACTACCAAACCCAAAGCCGATATAGATTTTGAAAACGAGTTATGGAATGCCGCTAACGAATTGCGCGGTGCTGTAGCTGAAAACCAGTATAAAGATTACGTGCTTTCGTTGCTGTTCCTGAAGCATTTGTCGGAGCGCTACGAAATCCGGAAGCAGGAAATCCAATTATCTTTCCAGGACCCCGAAAGCGATTATTATAACATAGACGCCAGAGAGCAAAGCTACGTGCTGGACGATGAACTGGAATACCAGGTTAAAAACGTGTACCGCTTGCCCCGGGAAGCTACCTGGACCTACCTGCGCGTAAACGCCGAACAAGACGATATAAAAGTAAAGGTTGATAAAGCCTTTGTAGCCATAAACGACATTCTGAGTGTTCGTAACCCCGATTACACCGGCGTGCTGGAACCCATTTTTGTAAAAAGCCAGTTATCGCCTACCCAGGTGGCGGGCCTGATTAATTTATTTTCACAGGAAAAGTTCTCGGAGGTAAATAATCCCGAAAGCGATATTTACGGCCGGGTGTACGAATATTACATTGGCAAATTCGCCATGGCCGAAGGCTCCAGTGCCGGGCAGTTTTTTACGCCGGGCTCGGTGGTGCGCCTGCTCGTAGAAATGATAGAACCCCTGCGCGGCCGCATCCTGGATTTGGCCTGCGGTAGCGGCGGCATGTTTGTGCAAAGCTTAAAATTTGGGCTGGCCCACGGCGGCAACAAAAACGATATTTCTATTTACGGCCAGGAACGCTACGAAGGCACCCTGCGCCTCTGCAATATGAACTTGCTTTTGCGCAACCTCTCCTTTGAGGTAAAGCTCGGCGACTCGCTCCTGAACGATAGGTTCCCCGACCTGAAGGCCGATTACGCCCTCATGAACCCGCCGTTTAATATTTCGAACTGGCATCCTGAACTGTTGCCCGAAAACGACCCGCGCTTGTTTGGGGCCAAAGACCTGTTTACCACCCCCGGCAACGCCAACTACATGTGGTTCCTGACCATCTGGCACCATTTAAGTTCGCGCGGCACGGGTGGGGTGGTAATGGCCAACGGTGCCATGACCTCCGGGAGGGCTGGCGAAAAAAACGTGCGCGAATACATGCTCCGCCACCAAATGGTAGATTGCATTGTACAAATGCCCGATAAATTATTCCTGACCACCGGCATACCCGCCTGCTTGTTTATCTTAAGTAAAAACCGCGACGGCCGCGACGGCGAACACCGCCAGCGCCAGCAGGAAGTTTTGTTTATTGATGCCCGCAAACTGGGCCAGTTGGCCAGCCGCCGCCTGCGCGTATTCCACGACGAAGATATTGCCAAAGTATAG
- a CDS encoding Fur family transcriptional regulator — protein MLPELDKTLLQKGIRPTAMRLLVLDYLLQQTVAVSLSNLESYFLRSDRITMYRTLKTFEEKGLVHHIDDGSGSVKYALCPEDCSTQEHHDLHVHFVCNQCRETFCLPKSHIPEIALPSQFKTEEINLVVKGTCGSCSGK, from the coding sequence ATGTTACCAGAATTAGATAAAACGTTGTTGCAAAAAGGAATCCGGCCAACAGCCATGCGCTTATTAGTGCTGGATTATTTGCTTCAGCAAACCGTAGCCGTTTCTTTAAGTAATTTAGAATCATATTTTCTACGTTCCGACCGGATTACAATGTACCGGACCTTAAAAACTTTTGAGGAAAAAGGCTTGGTGCATCACATTGATGACGGTAGCGGCTCGGTGAAGTATGCCTTATGTCCGGAGGATTGTTCTACCCAGGAGCATCACGACTTACACGTGCATTTTGTTTGTAATCAATGCCGGGAAACCTTTTGCTTACCTAAATCTCATATTCCGGAAATTGCCTTACCTAGCCAGTTTAAAACCGAAGAAATTAACCTGGTAGTAAAAGGTACGTGCGGTAGTTGTAGTGGTAAATAA
- a CDS encoding DUF3703 domain-containing protein, translating into MWFNWKMPRTLRPYYEQELKEYQQNEQKQQLVKAWYHLERAHILGQPYPVEHTVVHGKMLAFGIKSRNTKEVVGQLPRLLVGGIKSWAGTIPVGNTGGANVAAWKPMPIPDDLQEIIRQANSKVRSIQ; encoded by the coding sequence ATGTGGTTTAATTGGAAAATGCCCCGTACGCTTCGGCCTTATTACGAACAGGAATTAAAGGAATATCAGCAAAATGAGCAAAAGCAGCAACTGGTAAAGGCCTGGTACCATTTGGAACGAGCTCATATTTTAGGGCAGCCTTACCCAGTAGAACATACCGTTGTACACGGCAAGATGCTGGCTTTTGGCATTAAATCCCGTAATACCAAAGAAGTAGTAGGGCAGTTACCCCGGCTGCTGGTGGGCGGGATAAAATCCTGGGCGGGTACCATACCCGTCGGGAATACCGGTGGGGCGAATGTAGCGGCCTGGAAACCGATGCCCATTCCGGACGACTTGCAGGAGATTATTCGGCAAGCAAATTCTAAAGTTAGATCGATACAATGA
- a CDS encoding efflux RND transporter periplasmic adaptor subunit — protein MKFSLYIVISSLFLLSACAQENTGAEKEKSEVVETTKKGDTHEESQTLVELTPEQFIIGKVELGKITPKNLSNVIAVNGLLDVPPQNLVSVSVPLGGFVQSTDLLQGMRIKKGRLVAIIENPEFVTIQQDYLESTSQLEYLTLEYERQKELASEKVGPVKNLQQVTAQYKAMQSRVNGLKQQLAHLGISASQLQPGNITRTLPIHSPINGYVTEVNTNRGSYVTPTDVLFKIVDTEHLHVELTVFEKDITKLKVGQKVRFYLPNESGKERTATVHLIGREISTERTVRVHAHLDKEEPQFIPGMYVKAFIELNKNTVPALPQEALVQSEGKDYIFVYKGERQEAGNKMRNFEMVEVRKGVTESGFTEIVEPATIKAPIAVKGAYSLLAKMKNTEEEGEEHGH, from the coding sequence ATGAAATTTAGTTTATATATAGTTATTAGCAGCCTTTTTCTGTTAAGCGCCTGCGCGCAGGAAAATACGGGAGCAGAAAAAGAAAAATCCGAGGTGGTGGAAACAACCAAAAAAGGAGACACGCACGAAGAAAGCCAAACTTTGGTTGAACTTACCCCGGAGCAATTTATCATTGGGAAAGTAGAGCTTGGAAAAATAACCCCTAAAAACTTAAGCAATGTTATAGCGGTAAACGGTCTCCTGGATGTGCCGCCCCAAAATTTAGTATCGGTGAGTGTTCCTTTGGGTGGGTTTGTGCAAAGTACAGATTTACTGCAAGGTATGCGCATTAAAAAAGGGCGGCTAGTAGCCATTATTGAAAACCCGGAATTTGTAACGATACAGCAGGACTACCTGGAAAGTACCAGTCAGTTGGAGTATTTAACGCTGGAGTACGAACGGCAAAAAGAATTAGCCTCCGAAAAAGTAGGTCCGGTTAAAAACTTGCAACAAGTAACGGCGCAATATAAAGCCATGCAAAGCCGGGTAAACGGGTTAAAACAACAATTAGCGCATTTGGGTATTTCGGCCAGTCAGCTCCAACCTGGCAATATTACCCGGACCTTACCCATTCATTCCCCGATCAACGGCTACGTTACGGAGGTAAATACCAACCGCGGCAGCTACGTAACGCCCACGGATGTTCTTTTTAAAATTGTTGATACCGAGCACTTACACGTGGAATTAACCGTGTTTGAAAAAGATATTACCAAGCTGAAAGTTGGTCAGAAAGTGCGGTTTTACCTTCCTAATGAATCGGGAAAAGAACGCACCGCAACCGTACACCTGATTGGCCGGGAGATTAGTACCGAGCGCACTGTTCGCGTGCACGCGCACTTAGATAAAGAAGAGCCGCAGTTCATACCCGGCATGTACGTAAAGGCTTTTATTGAACTAAATAAGAACACGGTGCCTGCCTTGCCACAGGAAGCCCTGGTGCAATCGGAAGGAAAGGATTACATCTTTGTTTATAAAGGCGAACGCCAGGAAGCCGGAAATAAAATGCGCAATTTTGAGATGGTAGAAGTACGAAAAGGGGTAACGGAAAGCGGCTTTACGGAAATAGTAGAGCCCGCTACTATTAAAGCCCCAATTGCGGTAAAAGGAGCTTATTCCTTACTGGCTAAAATGAAAAATACCGAAGAAGAAGGCGAAGAACACGGCCACTAA